The stretch of DNA AAGGTTACTCAACATCTCAGTTCGTCTCGATGGCCAACAACTACTGCTTCTAAAAAGAAGAGCTTGCGAAGGTGATCCCCCTCACCCTCAAAAAGCAAAAAAAGCGTACCCCCAAGGTACGCTTTCTTCATTTTGGAATATCAAATTTTTTAAAACCGAACTAGTGAGCAGACTCTTGAGAGACTTCGTCGGCCTGCAGATTCTCTCCCTGCCGATAACGATCCACCAGCGTGCGATCCGTTGTCGGGAAAGAAAATAGCAACGAATGCACGTTTGAATCTTCGTCCTCTTGAGTGACAGCAATATAGGCAAGATCCTTCACATTTTCGTGATCGGGAAATTCCTTGATAAAGCTGACCAGAACATTCCCATCCAAATCATTCTTACGCCAAATTTCATCGGCGCTTTCGATGGTTTCTTCGCGAAGAGCGGCAAATTCCGGGAATTTATCCTGAGGAATGTCTTTTTCCCCGCGCACCTTCAACATGGCCAAATAAAGCCCCATGGCCAACGGATCACCTTCGCCTAAAGCGTCGCCTTCGATGGCGCCTTCAGCAACAGTCTCGAAATTTTTGTCGTAGGCCATTTCGCCGCGTTGATAGTTTTGCCACAAACGGCTGTCTTTTGTCGGGAAATGGATAAATACAAAGGTCGGATATTCGTCTTCAGATGACACATAGGCCACCGCGACATACTTAAAGGCTTCATCGCCTTGATCAATATTCTTGAGAAAGTGATAAACCGGGAACTCTTCAAAAGTTTTATCGTCCATCCAGACTTCATCAGGTTCATCTAAGGTCGCCTCAAGATAATGCTCTAGGGCAATTTGCTCTTCGTCATTATAATCGTCAGGACTTCGTAAAGATTGATACTCTGTCTCGAGTTTATCGATAGCTGACTGGAAATAGCCGTAAAGATCCGTCTCGGAATCAAAAATAAGTCCCGCCGCTTCATCGACGACGATGTACTCTTTTTCAGAGGCACTGGTGGTTTTTTTCTTCGCACGGGATTTAGTTTTCGCCATATTTTTTCGCATCCTTCACACGTTCTATTATCGGAATATTTGCGATCCCCAACAACTTAAAAAAAAGCAGAATCGACAAGGTCCGTCATAGTCTCATTTTTGGTCTTGCAACGGGAAGATTTATTCCTCACCATCGGAGTTAAGACGTCGCAAGGAGGCGCGCTTGGTCAATATAGAAGAGACAAGTTTGGAAAGAATGGAAGCTCTGCTTTCTCATTCAGCCATGGGTGTTCATGTTCTTTTTGACAACAAAGAGATCGCGGAAGTTCTGAAGGAAGTGAAAGACGACAAAGACTTTTACAGCTTTGATAAGATGAAAAAAGTCCAAGACGTCATGACAGAATTGATCGCAAAAAAAACCTATTTCGAAAAGATGGCCTATCTTCAAGCCTTGGACTCTGAATCCTATCAAATGCTTGTCCGAGCTTACTTCCACATCGTAGAAAACACCGTCCGCGCCAACAACGAACACAAACACTGAAAAGGTACCTGCTTCCCTTTGTGCTAAAAAGGAAGCGGGTGTATACCTGCGCCCTTTTTAGCACAAAGGGAAGCAGGTACCTTTAAAACTTCGACAGTTTTTGTTGAAACGGTCTATGTTGGTAAATTCTGTCGAACTCTTAGAGTTCTAAATCGACATTCTTTGGGAAAAATAATGCAAAGCATTGCTGTGATGCTATTCTGAGGACGAGCGAAGGGTTTTTAAGTTTCCCACCGCAAAGCCGATAGGAGGACTTGTGAAATATCGAGTTTTCTTGTCGGCTTTCTTTTTGTTTTTAAGCCCCAGCTTGTCTCAGGCTGAGTACCGCGTATTTCTTTTAAAGATCTCAAAAGTATCCACGGACCCCGCGAAACCCGCGCCCGACTTCCGTCTGGTGGAAAGCACTTTGGATCCCGCGCAGTACCGCTATTATTACCCCGTGGCTCCTGACGAATACGTCACTTACATCGATACCTGGCGCTGCTATGGCCGAACCGGTGACTTTCAACCTTTGTGTCCCAACCCCAAAGGCCAGATTCCCGCGCCTGAAACGCCTGCGCCTTAATGGAATCGTCTTGATTTGATACACTGTGAGCATGTCTTCTATCGACAGTTCACAGCGCAAAGCCCAGCAAGCCGAATTGAATGACCTTCAAGCGGATTACTCACGCAAAAGAAAACAGGTTATCAAAGAGAACGAAGCGCAACTGGCCGACATCAAAGATCACTACTCTGATAAAAAAGATGCTTTAAGCGAGCAGAATGAAGCCGCCATCAACCACATTCGCAATCGGCAAAAAGATATGGCCGAGGAAGCCGCGCAAGAGCGCGAACGTCTGATGGAAAACTACAACTCGCGCACCCAAAATCTACAAAAAAATTACGACGAGAAATTATCCGACACTCGCCAAAAGCGCCAGGCCGCGGTGGCGGAAGCGCAAAATGATGCTCGTCAAAAAGTCAAAGACATCGAAGACACGGCTCAATCCCGTGTCGAGGACATCCGCACACGAAGCGGCGAAGACATCAGTCGCGCCAAGCAAAAATACAATCAGGACATGAAGCAGATCAATGACTTCAGTGAGAAGCGCTTGGAACGCCAGCGCGAACAGAACGATGCTCTTTTGACCGGCGAAGTGGAGCGCGGAAAATATTCACACGAACGAGTGCGCACCCGCAATGAGAAGGAACTCGCGGAGACCCAACAGCGCGGTGATGAAAAAATCTCGTTTGAAAAGCAGCAGCAGGAAAAGAAGCTGACTCGCCTCAACGAGATGTCCGCGAAACGCTACGACCAGCAACAAAAGCATTGGGCTTCGAAAGAAGAACGCGTCAATCAGCAGTATTCCGAACGCATCATGCATAACAAGAAGGCGAATGAAGAAACCCTGAAGACACAAAATGAACGCTTCCAAAGCCTGTACGCAAAAAATGAAGATGCCCAACGTGAAGCCTTGGACATTCAGACCCAACGCTATGTTCGCGAATTAGGTGAAGCCCGCAAGGATTTCACAAAGGCCGCATCTCGCTATGCCGGAAAAGAAAATGATCCGTTTTACAAAGTAGAGGATCGCGGCAGTCAGCTTCAGGAAAACTCTGATTTCTATATTTTAAAAGCTTACGTCCCCGAGCACGAAAAAGACGCTGTTAAAGTCAGTATTCAAAAGGACAAGGCCACGATCACGGGACAACGTTCCTTTAAAGATAAGATCGAAGACGAAGACAGCGGCAAGACTGTGAGCAGCTCCAACTTTCAGACTTTCAGAGAAGAATTTGTCTTTGATCAACCCGTTATCACGGAAGGCATGACTCGCGAACGCAATGGCGATTGGGTTGTGTTTCAGATTCCTAAAGGCAATTTTAATCGGCTCGACCGGAAGGCTTAGGACCGCCACCCACCAACAGTTGTTCTAAGAAAAATGCAGATAACTGATGCCGCCCGTCCACGGAGGCCTTTTTATAGAGACTCAAAGCTTGTTGACGGGTCGTTGTTTCAGACGTTCCCCGTTGTCCCGCGATTTCGCGAAGACTCATCCCGCGCAAAATGAGAAGACCGATCTCGCTTTCGGCCTTTGTGAATCCCCATTTTTCGAAATGACTTTGAATATAAGTTCGGAATTCTCCGAGATCTTTTCCCATAATGGAAATTAGATCTGGTTATTAGAGGTCTGTCATCTAACACAAGTTCGTAGTGCGTATTTTTTCCACCTTTGGTGGATGAAAGTGCTCTTAAACTTTCATCAAGTAGCGCACTTCGCGCATCAAAAAGGACAGACGTGCCTGAAGATCAGCAAGCATCTCGATATTGGCGTGCAACTGATTCAAAGAATCTTGCTCGACAACGGGTGTGTCTGAGAGCTCATGGTAAGACTTGTGAACCACCGGAGAAGCTTCTTCCAGAGAGCCCAAAAAAGAATCCACTGTCGTTTCCACTTTCGCGTTTTTATCAAGTGTGATCACTCTCATCTTGCTCTCCTTCACCCTGCACGAAGCGCAGAACTCAAAGTCTAGTTACCTTTTTTCGAATCCAACAACTTAAATAATCTTACATAAAGTTTTTACAATGCTGAGCGCCTTAATACTCGCACTGAAGGGCCGATTGATCGACGCCCGCCAAAATCACGCGATCATCACCAGCCGCTAAATACGTGGCCATCACGGAGCCTGAACCATCTTTATGCTTAAGACCTAAAACATGCCCCATCTCGTGTAATACAAGGGCCTCGATATTCACCGGCGCAGAGCCTTGGCGATCCGCCTTCGCCGCACGAGTCAGAGTTTGACCATTCCAATAGAAGCCAAAATCAGCCGCATTCAAGCGGATATCCGCTTCTTTAATCAGGTCCCCAATCCAGTAGACGCTCGTGCGCCCCTGCTCTGAAGCGCGATTGTCCTCCCAAGAAGACATCAGATAGATCACGTTGACGCCATCCTTATGCGGATTGATGGGCCCCGTATAACGAGTCGATGTGACGATATTAAAAAGTTTGCGACCCGCCGTCTTTTCCCAAGTGTCGGCAGCACGAACAATTGCTGGAACCATAGAGTCAGGTATTTGCGCGTGGATGTACATGGTCACTGGCACGTCGCTTTTCCAGGAGACCCGTTCGCCATATACGTTTTGCACGAAGCCGCAGTCCTCTTGTGACTTCGGCGCACAGGCTTGAATCGATATAACTGTAATAAGGACCAATGCGGTCCCAAGCCACTTCAGCATGAGAGCGACCTCCACACTGGTTTCTAATACAAGGACGGGACCAAGCCCTCGGCCTCCCCAAACTCACGTATAAGTACCTAAAATGACGAGCCTTTAGTTGCCTCTGCGAACATTTAGGGCAATTTTAGGTGTCGTTTAAATCGCGATGTCTCGTTCAGGGACAGGCGCTAAAAACACACTTAAATATATGAATTTATTAATTTTTACTGGTGTAAACAAAGCTAACACCCCGTCGCCGCAAAGTGTGGTGCAAAACGGCTCCAAACGACTTGGTCCAGGGCTTGCTTTAGTAAAATAGCAAGTCTCAAAATGAGACTCTCGGGCGCTCTCCCAATCGGGAAATCCTGGCCGCCTCATATCTAATCCCACATCCTACCTTCCTGGTAGGGAGCAAAAAACTCCCCCTGCCAGTCTGCGCGCGGATGTGCTAGAACCAGATGCATTAAATAGAAAGGCTTCTGGCAATGACTAAACTCACAGTGATTCCTGGTGATGGTATCGGCCCTGAGATCATGACTCAGGTGATCCGCGTTCTTAAACATGTTCGAGCTCCATTTGAGTATGAAGAGCATCAAGCTGGTGAAGTGGCTTTGCATACGTTGGGTGATCTTCTTCCGCAAACAACGGTGGATTCCATTAATCAAACGAAGCTGGCCATTAAAGGTCCTACGACGACACCGGTTGGTGGTGGTCACAAATCCATCAACGTGACAATGAGACAGAAGTTTGATCTTTACGCCAACGTTCGCCCCGTACGCTCTTTACCGGGCGTCAACTGCGTCTGCAATGACGTTGACTTGACGATCGTGCGCGAAAATACGGAAGACCTTTATGCTGGTATCGAGCGCATGGTGGACGAAAATACCGCTGAGAGCATCAAACGTATTACACGCAAAGGCTCTGAGCGCATTGCCCGCTACGCTTACGACCTGGCTCAACGCACTGGTAAAAACCGAGTCGCCATTGTTCACAAAGCAAATATCATGAAAATGTCAGACGGTCTTTTCCTGAAGGTCGCGCAGGAAGTGGGCTGGCAGTATCCCAACATCACAACAAAAGATGTGATCGTAGACAACGCCTGCATGCAATTGGTTACCAAGCCACAACAGTTCGATGTGATCGTTACCGAAAATCTTTATGGCGACATCCTAAGTGATCTTTGCGCCGGCTTAGTCGGCGGACTTGGGGTCGTGCCGGGCGCCAACATCGGTGAAAAAGCGGCGATCTTTGAAGCCGTTCACGGATCAGCTCCAGATATCGCGGGCCAGAACAAAGCCAATCCGACAGCCTTGTTACAGTCCGCTGTGATGATGCTTCAACACGTCCACGAAAGTGCGAAGGCAGATGCTATTATGAAGGCGCTGATTGCGGCTCTTTCTGACGTGAACGCGCGTACGGGCGACCTGGGTGGTAAAGGCACGACGGTTTCCTTCACTGACGCTATCATTCAAAAATTAGGATAAGACATGAGCAAAACGCTGAAGGTCTGCCCGATTCAAACTGGCATTTTTCATCCTGGTGATGATCTGGTGGAGTTCATTCTTCGTTCTGTCGATCCGTCCCTGTGGCGGGAGAAAACCATACTGGCGATCACGTCAAAGATCGTCAGTATTGCCGAAAATCGTTTTGAATCTTTAGAAAAGATCGACAAAAAATCACTGATCCGGCGCGAAGCCGATCACGATTTAGGTGAAATCGGCCACGGCGTCAGTCTCACCATCAAACATGGCGTGATGTTACCTGCGGCTGGTATTGATGAATCCAACTCTGAAAACGGCGATTACATTCTATATCCGCTCGATCCCTATGCCTCCACCGAAAAACTGCGCACAGCTTTGCGCCAACGTTTAGGCATTCAGGACTTGGGGATTCTTTTGACAGACTCTCGCACCGGTCCTCTGCGCATGGGTGTCACTGGCGTGGCCTTGGCCGTCGCGGGATTTCATCCTTTGCGCAATATGATCGGCCAGGAAGATATTTTTGGCCGACCTCTTAAAATGACTAAGATCAATCTTGCCGATAGCCTTGCGGCTGCGGCAGTGCTGATGATGGGAGAAGCCAACGAGCGCTGTCCTTTGGCGATTCTCACAGAAACGCCCGTCGACTTTACGGATGCTCCACAGATAAAGGAATGGCAGGTCGACATGCAAGACGACATGTATCTTCCTTTATATAAGCATCTGCTGAAATAAGCCTACTGCAATTCTTTTTGAATTAAAAATGTTACGGCCGCAGCCTTTTGCAAAGCCGAGGCGATTTGTTCTTCATTTTGCGCGGACGCGATCTCTTGCGTCGCCGCATTGATTCGCGCCACCAATTCTGTTTTGTCACCCTGACAGACATTAAGTCGCATGACCGTCAGGCCTAAAAGACCTTGAATATCAAGAAGCGACGTTCGTACGCCTTGCGCAAGTTTGGGTTCGTTCGCAAAGGCCGTCACAAAAGAAACGTTTTGATGGATACGCTGAAGATTGTAGGTGATTCTTTTCTGATCCTGCTCACCACAGGTAACGGTGGCGTGAACATTTTGGGCAGCCAAAATAGCCAGTGCGCACACAAGGTATGTAAATGTTGTTTTCATAAAGACTCCTTTTTGGGGTTGGAATCAGTCTTAATCTTCTTTAAGACAGCGACTGACTTTTTATTTTTTTATTCAGCAAACGCTTTGCCAAAAAATCATTTTTCCCTCGAGAGATTTTTCTTTTCGTCGAACATCACTCGACAGCATGTAAGCATCAGGAACATTCTTCAGATTCTGTTTAACACTCACACACTCGCCGAGATGTCTCTGTTAATTTGTTTCGTTAAGAAGATGGTCTTTGTTTTGCTGTGAGTGATTTCGGAACTTTTAACGAAAGGAAAAAATATGAAACACTTCAGACTCTTTTTTATCGCAGCGACATTCTTACTTAGCTTTAATCAATGGGCCTCGGCGGGCACGCGCATCCATTGCGAAGGCGGTGTGAACTTCGGAGATCTTATCTCTGTCGACATTGAATTTAATGACGAAGGCTTTACAAATCTTCGCGCGGCCCAAAGCATACGGCGTTCATCTGAAAAACTCATCGAACCCATCACGTCAATTCGCTATCTCGGTAGCACCGGCGAAGGCGAACCCTTCACACGAGGAGAAAGAGCTGACTCTGTGATGGTGGAATCAGAAAACCTCACCTATATGTTAAACTTAAAACAGGATTCCAAGCGTCAAGGTTCTAAAGTTATTGTCGTTCGTGCGGCGACAGCTGATTTACGCCGGGTCTTAAAAGGCGCCACCAACTTCTATTGCTGGACAGGTCATTCCTCACCTCAAGAAAATGACCCGACTCCCGACGTTATCAATGCCTTGTTCAAGAAGACCTTGGGAATGTGACCGTCACCCCGTCTTTGCGCGCAGCCCCCTTCTTCCCCCAAATAGGGGGGCGGCGCGCGCCCCTTTTCTAATTCCAGCCCAAAAGCCAGCACGCAACATTTGCCTGTCGCCGGGTTTAAACTTAGACTTGTCTACATGAACTCACCTTTGCTGACGCTTTTATGTCTAAGTCTTATTCTTTGTTCCTGCTCGACAAATCAAAAAAACCGCCTGGCAACAACCACTGCGGGCATCGGCGTCGGTGCCATCATCGGCGCGGCCACGGCGCCTAATGATGAAAGACCTGAACTGCATGCTCTTTATTGGGGTGGAATCCTAGGCGTGGTTTCGGCCGTCGCTGCGAATTACTATTTTCACGATGAAAAAGATTTGGAAGTCATGCGCTTGGAAAATGAAAAAATGAGGGCCCAACTGGACTTCTTCCAAAAT from Bdellovibrio sp. ArHS encodes:
- a CDS encoding coenzyme F420-0:L-glutamate ligase, which produces MSKTLKVCPIQTGIFHPGDDLVEFILRSVDPSLWREKTILAITSKIVSIAENRFESLEKIDKKSLIRREADHDLGEIGHGVSLTIKHGVMLPAAGIDESNSENGDYILYPLDPYASTEKLRTALRQRLGIQDLGILLTDSRTGPLRMGVTGVALAVAGFHPLRNMIGQEDIFGRPLKMTKINLADSLAAAAVLMMGEANERCPLAILTETPVDFTDAPQIKEWQVDMQDDMYLPLYKHLLK
- a CDS encoding isocitrate/isopropylmalate family dehydrogenase, whose translation is MTKLTVIPGDGIGPEIMTQVIRVLKHVRAPFEYEEHQAGEVALHTLGDLLPQTTVDSINQTKLAIKGPTTTPVGGGHKSINVTMRQKFDLYANVRPVRSLPGVNCVCNDVDLTIVRENTEDLYAGIERMVDENTAESIKRITRKGSERIARYAYDLAQRTGKNRVAIVHKANIMKMSDGLFLKVAQEVGWQYPNITTKDVIVDNACMQLVTKPQQFDVIVTENLYGDILSDLCAGLVGGLGVVPGANIGEKAAIFEAVHGSAPDIAGQNKANPTALLQSAVMMLQHVHESAKADAIMKALIAALSDVNARTGDLGGKGTTVSFTDAIIQKLG
- a CDS encoding matrixin family metalloprotease, yielding MLKWLGTALVLITVISIQACAPKSQEDCGFVQNVYGERVSWKSDVPVTMYIHAQIPDSMVPAIVRAADTWEKTAGRKLFNIVTSTRYTGPINPHKDGVNVIYLMSSWEDNRASEQGRTSVYWIGDLIKEADIRLNAADFGFYWNGQTLTRAAKADRQGSAPVNIEALVLHEMGHVLGLKHKDGSGSVMATYLAAGDDRVILAGVDQSALQCEY
- a CDS encoding helix-turn-helix transcriptional regulator, which gives rise to MGKDLGEFRTYIQSHFEKWGFTKAESEIGLLILRGMSLREIAGQRGTSETTTRQQALSLYKKASVDGRHQLSAFFLEQLLVGGGPKPSGRAD
- a CDS encoding PBECR2 nuclease fold domain-containing protein, translating into MAKTKSRAKKKTTSASEKEYIVVDEAAGLIFDSETDLYGYFQSAIDKLETEYQSLRSPDDYNDEEQIALEHYLEATLDEPDEVWMDDKTFEEFPVYHFLKNIDQGDEAFKYVAVAYVSSEDEYPTFVFIHFPTKDSRLWQNYQRGEMAYDKNFETVAEGAIEGDALGEGDPLAMGLYLAMLKVRGEKDIPQDKFPEFAALREETIESADEIWRKNDLDGNVLVSFIKEFPDHENVKDLAYIAVTQEDEDSNVHSLLFSFPTTDRTLVDRYRQGENLQADEVSQESAH